A region from the uncultured Holophaga sp. genome encodes:
- a CDS encoding transglutaminase-like domain-containing protein, translated as MSLHEYLQADPECSQLAEGAIWTVAPMLAEPDPAPTLEILAGWAFDLAGRMPLPWSLHKAIDALNHYLSTDIGLRGDRETYDRPENAVLPQVMETRKGLPIALSILWIDVARRLGLDAVGVALPGHFITGLRLDVGTLHFDPFNGCRAVGEEEAARLVELATEGRVAFDSSMLAPVSHRAILSRLARNLHVRFLRSQQWNDAYWAATHLVLLNPGDPMSYRDRALVQVKRGELQGALEDLLIAQSLTGHQDPNLLAWIRKLQKP; from the coding sequence GTGTCCCTGCACGAGTACCTGCAGGCCGACCCCGAGTGCAGCCAACTGGCAGAGGGGGCCATCTGGACCGTGGCCCCCATGCTGGCGGAACCCGATCCCGCCCCCACCCTGGAGATCCTTGCCGGCTGGGCCTTCGACTTGGCCGGGCGCATGCCCCTGCCCTGGAGCCTGCATAAGGCCATCGACGCCTTGAATCACTACCTGTCCACGGATATCGGCCTGAGGGGGGACCGGGAGACCTATGACCGCCCCGAGAATGCCGTCCTCCCCCAGGTCATGGAAACCCGGAAGGGCCTCCCCATCGCCCTCTCCATCCTATGGATCGATGTGGCGAGGCGCCTGGGCCTGGACGCCGTGGGGGTTGCCCTTCCCGGCCACTTCATCACCGGACTCCGCCTGGATGTGGGGACCCTCCACTTCGACCCCTTCAACGGCTGCCGGGCTGTGGGCGAGGAGGAGGCAGCCCGCTTGGTGGAGTTGGCCACCGAGGGACGGGTGGCCTTCGACAGCTCCATGCTGGCTCCCGTCTCCCACCGGGCCATCCTTTCCCGCCTGGCCCGGAACCTCCACGTCCGATTCCTCCGCAGTCAGCAGTGGAATGACGCGTACTGGGCCGCCACCCACCTGGTGCTCCTGAACCCCGGCGACCCCATGTCCTACCGGGACCGCGCCCTCGTCCAGGTCAAACGGGGGGAGCTTCAGGGCGCCCTGGAGGACCTTCTCATCGCCCAGAGCCTCACTGGACATCAGGATCCCAATCTTCTGGCCTGGATCCGCAAGCTCCAGAAACCCTGA
- a CDS encoding bifunctional oligoribonuclease/PAP phosphatase NrnA, whose amino-acid sequence MTKSPIDPFAELLLRGERTLLTAHENPDPDAVGALLGLDHLLRHLGREPRIVVSPTLPESLRFLDPEGRIESFDPGGLHQDLAAWPDTWVLVDASEVQRLGGLEAAFRVSPARKLCLDHHLQEDPQGFDYAHIDSAAGASCELVTLLAVPRMAIPPEMARALWAGLMDDTGSFRFSSTSARGLRCAADLVEAGARPDEVYQALYHQGRPQRMKLFGRAFAAMRFLDGGRYAAMLVTQADLAACGAVKDDLEGLINRPLEIKGVEVSCLLQELGDGQVKVGLRSRGQVDVNAVCRLLGGGGHRLASGAKVDGPGKEAQNRVDQLVLSQMARDLPIR is encoded by the coding sequence ATGACGAAGTCCCCGATTGATCCCTTTGCCGAGCTCCTCCTCCGGGGGGAGCGCACTCTCCTGACGGCCCATGAGAACCCCGACCCTGATGCGGTGGGGGCCCTCCTGGGGCTGGACCATCTCCTCCGCCACCTGGGCAGGGAGCCCCGGATTGTGGTGAGCCCGACCCTGCCCGAGTCCCTGCGTTTTCTGGACCCCGAGGGGCGGATCGAGTCCTTTGATCCCGGGGGGCTCCATCAGGATCTGGCGGCCTGGCCCGACACCTGGGTGCTGGTGGATGCCTCCGAGGTCCAGCGTCTGGGAGGGCTGGAGGCGGCCTTCCGGGTCTCCCCGGCCCGGAAGCTCTGCCTCGACCATCACCTCCAGGAGGATCCCCAGGGCTTCGACTATGCCCATATCGATTCCGCGGCGGGGGCGAGCTGCGAGCTGGTGACCCTCTTGGCCGTGCCCCGCATGGCCATCCCCCCGGAGATGGCCCGGGCCCTCTGGGCTGGCCTGATGGACGATACCGGGAGCTTCCGCTTCTCCAGCACCTCGGCCCGGGGTCTCCGCTGTGCGGCGGACCTGGTGGAGGCCGGCGCCCGACCGGACGAGGTCTACCAGGCGCTCTACCACCAGGGTCGTCCCCAGCGCATGAAGCTCTTTGGACGGGCTTTCGCGGCCATGCGGTTCCTGGATGGCGGGCGCTACGCCGCCATGCTGGTGACCCAGGCTGACCTCGCCGCCTGTGGGGCCGTCAAGGACGACCTGGAGGGATTGATCAACCGGCCCCTTGAGATCAAGGGGGTGGAGGTCTCCTGCCTCCTCCAGGAGCTGGGCGATGGCCAGGTCAAGGTCGGGCTCCGCTCCCGGGGGCAGGTGGATGTCAATGCCGTCTGCCGGCTCCTCGGCGGAGGCGGGCACAGGCTGGCTTCCGGCGCCAAGGTGGACGGACCGGGCAAAGAGGCCCAAAATAGGGTGGATCAGCTGGTGCTGTCCCAGATGGCCCGGGACCTCCCCATCCGCTGA
- a CDS encoding response regulator transcription factor: MHVVASALGATKASSPSGGPQRVGVSDPGRPSLLVIEDERVTLALLRRVLSRAGFMVLESTTGENGLSLFLAHRPALILLDIGLPGIDGLEVLRRLREQHDGVPILLLTSMDGNRDRVVGLDAGADDYVVKPFDPCELVARVRALLRRVVSQPAAREMMVSGDLRLSVLTRKCSKGVREIDLTPTEAVLLSVLMTHPEEVMSRESLMEHLWGQQCHVTGKSLDVYVHRLREKLTDEGGESPIRTVRGVGYTLR; this comes from the coding sequence ATGCATGTGGTCGCTTCGGCACTTGGTGCCACCAAAGCCAGTTCCCCTTCCGGCGGTCCGCAGCGCGTTGGGGTGTCGGATCCGGGGCGGCCCTCCCTGCTGGTGATCGAGGATGAGAGGGTGACTCTGGCGCTGCTGCGGCGGGTCCTGAGCCGGGCCGGTTTCATGGTGCTGGAGTCCACCACCGGCGAAAATGGGCTCTCCCTCTTCCTGGCCCATCGTCCCGCCCTGATCCTCCTGGACATCGGACTGCCCGGAATCGATGGGCTGGAGGTCCTGCGTCGCCTGCGCGAGCAGCATGACGGAGTTCCGATCCTGCTGCTGACCTCCATGGACGGCAACCGGGACCGGGTGGTTGGCCTGGATGCGGGTGCCGACGATTACGTGGTCAAGCCCTTCGATCCCTGCGAGCTGGTGGCCCGGGTCCGGGCCCTCCTGCGCCGTGTCGTCTCCCAGCCCGCCGCCCGGGAGATGATGGTTTCCGGAGATCTGCGCCTGAGTGTGCTCACCCGCAAGTGCTCCAAGGGGGTGCGGGAGATCGATCTGACGCCCACCGAGGCGGTGCTGCTCTCCGTGCTCATGACCCATCCCGAGGAGGTGATGAGCCGGGAGAGCCTGATGGAGCACCTCTGGGGCCAGCAGTGCCATGTGACCGGCAAGAGTCTGGATGTCTATGTCCATCGGCTTCGGGAGAAGCTGACGGATGAGGGTGGGGAGTCGCCGATCCGCACCGTCAGGGGCGTGGGCTACACCCTCCGCTGA
- a CDS encoding DUF4402 domain-containing protein gives MRKLAALALAVASTGLFAAGNGATATSTGEVKIHVVSPVAVWAKQAMEFGNVLINDENAPAKVIMGTDSQISYDTNCQAMTGRGRSSAAEFELRRDKDFPVSIQTTGTLTGGLAFDPTAFTNDYSGGHHGHHDHESIVKEKFHVGATVNIPAEYRAWGRQTGSISVTVAYL, from the coding sequence ATGCGCAAGCTCGCAGCCCTCGCCCTCGCTGTCGCCTCCACTGGCCTCTTCGCCGCTGGCAATGGCGCCACTGCCACCTCGACGGGTGAAGTCAAGATCCATGTCGTTTCCCCCGTGGCCGTCTGGGCCAAGCAGGCCATGGAGTTCGGCAACGTGCTGATCAACGACGAGAATGCCCCTGCCAAGGTCATCATGGGCACCGATAGCCAGATCAGCTACGACACCAACTGCCAGGCCATGACCGGCAGGGGCCGTTCCTCTGCCGCCGAGTTCGAACTCCGCCGCGACAAGGACTTCCCCGTCAGCATCCAGACCACCGGCACCCTCACGGGCGGCCTCGCCTTCGACCCGACCGCCTTCACCAACGACTACAGCGGCGGCCACCACGGCCACCACGACCACGAGAGCATCGTGAAGGAGAAGTTCCACGTCGGCGCCACGGTCAACATCCCCGCCGAGTATCGCGCTTGGGGACGCCAGACCGGCAGCATCTCTGTCACGGTCGCCTACCTCTAA
- a CDS encoding SpoIIE family protein phosphatase gives MLPSLSSIRWRIVWTSVLGLILSLGFFYLHQWAFAPADDQCTWSLEKGRVLIQEILPYGVAEDAGILDGDELVAINGRSLQPTQESLLQAQMQINSLPADRIVIYTLRREGRELYLPIRLTKPLGRTQCIVLLAGLVAWGIGLLVAISSPRRKVARHFYYLGLTALLATTYFGAVRGSFPATWLVALQAISSLVRAVLPALWIHFALRFPHPFALRRQRRFLAGLYGTFLFLGLLNLILLLGARWLPGFATQQIAGRLNAPIVGPTLSIATLIALAAALGLFWAGSRRVQEPHRRALLPALILSTAFALDLLLFAGLSLRSAGQSLMFQREAWVFFAPLPLLPISFAYAIFRHGLFEVRRAILRWLSYCLVTSAVLVAYLGALAWTFDRVRGVGPELLGVAAGLAALPVGWLLRATLLTLRRTFRRDIQRSRDLVLRRLRRARTHLSEGEVLASLELGLREAFRPQLLSVGLLREDSVELPSEEAFPPVGTRDRLVLPQALMASAREQGELVLPLETEEAEWLQTQAPGVRRRLEDLGAQILVLLMAGEEPRAAVLLGGKYAELGFGREDRELLGELAVAAGMHLEMALAHQRLLDQGRLEQEMMSAHGIQAKLISATPPPMPGFQCAFRLDPALETGGDLLQVWQPTPERWMAAVGDVSGKGLPAALYMSQAIALLRFATRHQDCLPLQQLMPELDSTLRGLLGPSDFLTLTVLEWDAQGGFRLVRAGHPAALLLRGGDGIEPLMPQGRGLGLRPAGEADWGILEGRLQPGDWIVLYSDGITETMGAGNALYGPERLAARVMHLKGTGSPRAACEAIFSDLAAFEAQGGPPQNRDDRTLFILGREVA, from the coding sequence TTGCTTCCGTCCCTGTCGAGCATCCGATGGCGCATCGTCTGGACCAGCGTCCTGGGGCTCATCCTGTCCCTGGGCTTCTTCTACCTCCACCAGTGGGCTTTCGCCCCAGCCGATGACCAGTGCACCTGGAGCCTGGAGAAGGGACGGGTGCTCATCCAGGAGATCCTCCCCTACGGTGTGGCGGAGGACGCAGGCATCCTGGACGGGGATGAGCTGGTGGCCATCAACGGACGCTCGCTCCAACCCACCCAGGAGAGCCTGCTGCAGGCCCAGATGCAGATCAACAGCCTCCCGGCGGACCGTATCGTGATCTATACGCTGCGCCGGGAGGGACGGGAGCTCTACCTGCCCATCCGCTTGACCAAGCCCCTGGGACGGACCCAGTGCATCGTGCTGCTGGCGGGTCTGGTGGCCTGGGGTATCGGCCTGCTGGTGGCCATCTCCTCCCCCCGGCGGAAGGTGGCCCGGCACTTCTACTATCTGGGCCTCACCGCCCTCCTGGCCACCACCTATTTCGGGGCGGTGCGAGGGAGCTTCCCTGCGACCTGGCTGGTGGCCCTCCAGGCCATCTCCAGCCTGGTCAGGGCAGTGCTTCCCGCGCTCTGGATCCACTTCGCTCTCCGCTTCCCCCACCCCTTCGCCCTTCGCCGCCAGCGGCGCTTCCTGGCGGGCCTCTACGGCACCTTCCTCTTCCTGGGGCTTCTCAACCTGATCCTGCTCCTGGGCGCCCGGTGGCTCCCAGGGTTCGCCACCCAGCAGATCGCTGGACGGCTCAACGCCCCTATCGTGGGCCCGACCCTCTCCATCGCCACCCTCATCGCACTGGCCGCCGCTCTGGGTCTTTTCTGGGCAGGATCCCGACGCGTACAGGAGCCGCACCGCAGGGCCCTGCTCCCGGCCCTCATCCTCAGCACGGCCTTCGCCCTTGACCTCCTCCTCTTCGCGGGCCTGAGCCTCCGGTCGGCTGGCCAGAGCCTGATGTTCCAACGGGAGGCCTGGGTCTTCTTCGCCCCCCTGCCCCTGCTGCCCATCTCCTTCGCCTACGCCATCTTCCGCCACGGGCTCTTCGAGGTGAGGAGGGCCATCCTGAGGTGGCTGTCCTACTGCCTGGTCACCAGTGCGGTACTGGTGGCCTACCTGGGTGCCCTGGCATGGACCTTCGACCGGGTGAGGGGCGTCGGTCCCGAGCTCCTGGGCGTCGCCGCCGGGCTGGCCGCCCTGCCGGTGGGCTGGCTGCTGCGCGCCACCCTGCTCACGCTGCGGCGCACCTTCCGTCGGGACATCCAGCGTTCCCGGGATCTGGTCCTGCGCCGCCTCCGCCGAGCCCGGACCCACCTCTCCGAGGGGGAGGTCCTGGCCAGCCTGGAGCTCGGCCTGAGGGAGGCCTTCCGCCCCCAGCTCCTGAGCGTGGGCCTCTTGAGGGAGGATAGCGTAGAGCTGCCCTCGGAGGAGGCCTTCCCACCCGTTGGAACCCGGGACCGTCTCGTTCTGCCCCAGGCCCTCATGGCCTCGGCCCGGGAGCAAGGGGAGCTGGTCCTCCCCCTGGAGACAGAAGAGGCGGAGTGGCTCCAGACTCAGGCCCCGGGGGTCAGGCGCCGCCTGGAGGACCTGGGGGCCCAGATTCTGGTGCTCCTCATGGCCGGTGAGGAACCCCGAGCGGCCGTGCTCCTGGGAGGCAAGTACGCCGAACTCGGCTTTGGGCGCGAGGACCGGGAACTCCTGGGAGAGCTCGCTGTGGCCGCGGGGATGCATCTGGAGATGGCGCTGGCCCACCAGCGGCTCCTTGACCAGGGGCGCCTGGAGCAGGAGATGATGAGCGCCCATGGGATCCAGGCCAAGCTCATCAGTGCCACACCGCCCCCCATGCCCGGCTTCCAGTGCGCCTTCCGCTTGGATCCGGCCCTGGAAACGGGAGGGGACCTGCTCCAGGTCTGGCAGCCCACGCCGGAGCGCTGGATGGCCGCCGTGGGCGATGTGAGCGGCAAGGGGCTTCCAGCGGCCCTGTACATGAGCCAGGCCATCGCCCTCCTCCGCTTCGCCACCCGACACCAGGACTGCCTGCCCCTGCAGCAGCTCATGCCAGAGCTCGACAGCACCCTCCGGGGTCTCCTGGGCCCCAGCGACTTCCTGACCCTCACGGTCCTGGAGTGGGATGCCCAGGGCGGCTTCCGTCTGGTCCGGGCCGGCCATCCAGCCGCGCTCCTCCTGAGGGGGGGGGACGGGATCGAGCCGCTCATGCCCCAGGGCCGCGGGCTGGGACTCCGACCGGCGGGGGAGGCCGACTGGGGCATCCTGGAAGGGCGGCTCCAACCAGGGGACTGGATCGTGCTCTACAGCGATGGCATCACGGAGACCATGGGGGCCGGGAACGCGCTCTACGGCCCGGAGCGTCTGGCGGCCCGGGTCATGCATCTGAAGGGCACGGGATCCCCGCGGGCGGCCTGTGAGGCGATCTTCAGCGACTTGGCCGCCTTCGAGGCCCAGGGTGGCCCCCCCCAGAACCGGGATGACCGTACACTGTTCATTCTGGGGCGGGAGGTCGCGTGA
- a CDS encoding carboxypeptidase-like regulatory domain-containing protein, which yields MSPIGLRHLALLQAPLCAWAIQVPTPPLAEDTLLLQPRLESGPDSRALSDSLEALPVGNRIFLPLGELCRLLSFGIRLDQNASGASGFFIQEQRIFRLDTRSGHVQIGRKTSPLPQDQWRRGTTELYIDPALLAKWFPLKFQIDPKASEVVITPTERLPIQDQWQRDHLLTGRGPQGTEPLAVPIHRVPYAFLSMPMVDLSMSASHVQKDSEGGPSGTALLAGDLFWMSAQATIVRDENASMHQSTFTLFREDPRASLLGPLHARNLELGSLLVSPSLELGGSLPQARGVLLDNFPLAYRSRFAARTFHGPLLEGWSVELYQNSGLVGYQRSRGDGQYEFKDIQLRFGTNEFRLVFHGPFGEIREERSRMDIQEDQPPPGTFYYRILGARPVVPDLDASQSDFNVVRESFQHPLFMAQAEYGLSRTLALHSAVSDLYLPDGLAHRYDEIGGRLLTNRFSLQGNASREVTDGAEPGLAANAVFRTGFSYSSFQLQRSEYRRGFQVIEEMGNTSNPQLLRNRTLAQYDANTTLARIPASMTFAYNGKRYTDGTSTETANAKTTLTFSNSQFSPGLAYTFASSTQSPAWDLEMYWSSRYRQTEFQANLAAHRQAGATTLQSWGCLANYTTLKGVSFQSELRGSQKLADTTLLGSVSRQQGTFGYGAELQYGQNTGYGIRLRLQASFGREPRSHRWMTQATSTATAGAISAVTFLDANSNGRRDPGERLIEGGQITVANNTMDNQIKDHRITFISGLAKNQELDIRLDDSGLEEPSLLATVKSYRIIPRPGAVYQLDFPVGVFGSVDGTLRYHKGTHKTELPGVEVELTNAARKVRLQQRSAYDGYFEFNNVPPGDYVLSLSEADIRRLAIEHPPVRHIRIDAKKYWVAGQDLIVEGTP from the coding sequence ATGTCGCCTATCGGCTTACGCCACCTGGCCCTTCTCCAGGCTCCACTCTGCGCTTGGGCGATCCAGGTTCCCACCCCTCCCCTGGCTGAGGACACCCTCCTGCTCCAGCCTCGCCTGGAGTCCGGCCCGGATAGTCGCGCCCTCTCCGACAGCCTGGAGGCCCTCCCCGTAGGGAACCGGATCTTCCTCCCCCTGGGTGAACTATGCAGGCTCCTGTCCTTCGGGATCCGCCTGGACCAGAACGCTTCCGGCGCTTCGGGTTTCTTCATCCAGGAGCAGCGGATCTTCCGCCTGGACACCCGGAGCGGCCACGTTCAGATCGGACGGAAGACGAGCCCTCTGCCACAGGATCAGTGGCGGAGGGGGACCACTGAGCTCTACATCGACCCTGCCCTCCTGGCAAAGTGGTTCCCCCTGAAATTCCAGATCGACCCCAAGGCCTCGGAAGTGGTCATCACCCCCACAGAGCGCCTGCCGATCCAGGATCAGTGGCAGCGTGACCACCTGCTGACGGGCAGAGGCCCCCAGGGAACGGAGCCCCTTGCCGTCCCGATCCACCGGGTCCCTTACGCCTTCCTCAGCATGCCGATGGTGGATCTCTCCATGAGTGCCAGCCACGTACAGAAGGACTCGGAAGGGGGTCCCTCAGGGACGGCCCTTCTGGCCGGTGATCTCTTCTGGATGAGTGCCCAGGCCACGATCGTCCGGGATGAGAACGCGTCCATGCACCAGAGCACCTTCACCCTCTTCCGGGAGGACCCGAGGGCAAGCCTCCTGGGACCGCTCCACGCCCGGAACCTGGAACTGGGGAGTCTTCTGGTGAGCCCCAGCCTGGAGCTGGGGGGCAGCCTCCCCCAGGCACGGGGTGTCCTTCTGGACAATTTCCCCCTGGCCTACCGCAGCCGCTTTGCGGCCCGGACATTCCATGGTCCGCTCCTGGAAGGGTGGTCCGTGGAGCTCTACCAGAACTCTGGGCTTGTCGGCTACCAGCGCTCCCGGGGAGACGGCCAGTACGAGTTCAAGGACATCCAGCTGCGCTTCGGGACCAATGAGTTCCGCTTGGTCTTCCATGGTCCCTTCGGTGAGATCCGGGAAGAGCGCAGCCGGATGGACATCCAGGAGGACCAGCCACCCCCGGGCACTTTCTACTACCGCATCCTGGGTGCACGTCCCGTGGTGCCCGACCTGGACGCTTCCCAGAGTGACTTCAACGTCGTGCGGGAGTCGTTCCAGCACCCCCTCTTCATGGCTCAGGCGGAGTACGGACTCTCCCGCACCCTGGCCCTCCACAGTGCTGTGAGCGACCTCTACCTTCCCGACGGTCTGGCCCATCGCTACGACGAAATCGGGGGACGACTGCTGACCAATCGGTTCTCCCTTCAGGGCAATGCCTCCCGTGAGGTCACTGATGGCGCCGAGCCGGGTCTGGCAGCCAATGCCGTCTTCCGCACCGGCTTCAGCTACTCCAGCTTCCAGCTCCAGAGATCGGAGTACCGTCGGGGCTTTCAGGTGATCGAGGAGATGGGCAACACCTCCAACCCCCAGCTGCTGCGGAATCGGACCCTGGCCCAGTACGATGCCAACACCACGCTTGCCCGGATCCCCGCGAGCATGACCTTCGCCTACAACGGGAAACGCTATACCGATGGGACAAGCACTGAGACGGCCAATGCCAAGACCACGCTGACCTTCTCCAATTCCCAGTTCTCCCCAGGCCTGGCCTATACCTTCGCCTCCTCCACCCAGTCGCCGGCCTGGGACCTGGAAATGTACTGGAGCTCGCGCTACCGCCAGACCGAGTTCCAGGCCAATCTGGCGGCCCACCGGCAGGCCGGCGCCACCACCCTGCAGAGCTGGGGATGTCTGGCCAACTACACCACCCTCAAGGGGGTCTCCTTCCAGTCAGAACTCCGGGGCAGCCAGAAACTGGCTGATACCACTCTGCTGGGATCGGTCAGCCGGCAGCAGGGTACCTTCGGCTATGGCGCAGAGCTCCAATACGGCCAGAACACGGGCTACGGGATCCGGCTGCGACTCCAGGCCTCCTTCGGCCGGGAGCCCCGCAGCCACCGGTGGATGACCCAAGCCACTTCCACAGCCACGGCGGGGGCCATCTCGGCGGTGACCTTCCTGGACGCCAACAGCAATGGGCGTCGGGACCCTGGCGAGCGCCTGATTGAAGGGGGCCAGATCACAGTCGCCAACAACACCATGGACAACCAGATCAAGGACCACCGGATCACCTTCATCAGCGGATTGGCGAAAAACCAGGAACTGGACATCCGTCTCGATGACTCGGGACTGGAAGAGCCCTCCCTTCTGGCCACCGTCAAGTCCTACAGAATCATCCCGAGGCCGGGGGCCGTCTACCAGCTCGACTTCCCGGTGGGCGTCTTCGGCTCCGTGGACGGGACCCTCCGCTATCACAAGGGAACACACAAGACCGAGCTCCCCGGGGTCGAGGTAGAACTCACGAATGCCGCCCGCAAGGTCCGCCTGCAGCAGCGAAGTGCCTATGACGGGTACTTCGAGTTCAACAATGTCCCACCAGGCGATTACGTGCTCAGCCTTTCGGAGGCTGACATCCGCCGCCTGGCCATTGAACACCCCCCCGTCCGTCACATTCGGATAGACGCCAAGAAATACTGGGTCGCAGGTCAGGACCTGATCGTGGAGGGCACCCCATGA
- a CDS encoding fimbria/pilus periplasmic chaperone encodes MRRLLFALLLPLASLSAQAQSGSTANGDLAVLPVRVTLEGRSRATEIMLRNAGKQAATYRILFTEMEMGPDGQLKPHDKQPGEITASDLIRISPRQVTLQPGEIQTVRLQVRKPENLPDGEYRSHLLMEAIPPTHAPSALPDDNPQHSVSLDVTTIMGISIPVIVRQGSLAAKVTLQEARLEPPQQGAPLDLSLKMVQAGQRSVRGVFQVSVDSGGHLKPGKVLAEEPGIPIYHNTPFRTIHLGLEGVSAQDLQGTRLKVSYRMTEPQEEKPSSVTYLKLP; translated from the coding sequence ATGCGGCGCCTCTTGTTTGCGCTTCTCCTCCCGCTGGCTTCACTCTCGGCCCAGGCTCAGAGTGGATCCACCGCCAATGGCGATCTGGCCGTCCTTCCCGTGCGGGTCACTCTGGAGGGCCGGAGCCGGGCCACTGAAATCATGCTCCGCAACGCGGGCAAGCAGGCTGCCACCTACAGGATTCTCTTCACCGAAATGGAGATGGGGCCTGACGGACAGCTCAAGCCCCACGACAAACAACCGGGCGAGATCACGGCAAGCGATCTCATCCGAATCAGTCCCCGTCAGGTAACCCTGCAACCCGGTGAGATCCAGACGGTCCGTCTGCAGGTGCGAAAGCCCGAGAACCTTCCGGATGGTGAATACCGCTCCCATCTGCTGATGGAGGCCATCCCCCCGACCCATGCCCCCTCGGCCCTGCCCGATGACAACCCTCAGCACAGTGTCTCTCTTGACGTGACCACCATCATGGGGATCTCCATCCCCGTGATCGTCCGCCAAGGCTCCCTGGCCGCCAAGGTCACCCTCCAGGAGGCCCGGCTGGAGCCACCCCAGCAGGGAGCTCCCCTCGACCTGTCCCTGAAGATGGTCCAGGCGGGACAACGGAGCGTCCGCGGCGTCTTCCAGGTCTCGGTGGATTCAGGAGGCCATCTCAAGCCCGGCAAGGTCCTCGCGGAGGAACCCGGCATCCCCATTTACCACAACACCCCATTCCGGACGATTCACCTGGGACTCGAGGGCGTGTCGGCACAGGATCTCCAGGGAACCCGCCTGAAGGTCAGCTACCGCATGACCGAACCCCAGGAGGAAAAGCCCTCCTCGGTCACCTACCTCAAGCTCCCCTGA
- the ribA gene encoding GTP cyclohydrolase II, translating into MSSRDRSTAPKLPPDPDSPLELVTRFETEAVPFVAKANIPSMFGNFTVYGFLEKLTGKEHIAIVAGEIDARKRIPVRIHSECWTGDVMGSLRCDCRAQFEGALRYIAEHGGIVLYMRQEGRGIGLLNKLKAYALQEKGHDTVEANHLLGFEDDLRSYGAAVEMLRFFGITKVKLLTNNPRKIQSLEDAGIYVQRESHQLGSNPHNLFYLKTKAEKSGHMLDFQEEPEL; encoded by the coding sequence ATGTCCTCCAGAGACAGAAGCACCGCCCCCAAGCTGCCCCCGGATCCGGACTCGCCTCTGGAGCTGGTGACGCGCTTCGAGACGGAGGCTGTCCCCTTCGTGGCCAAGGCGAATATCCCCTCCATGTTCGGGAACTTCACGGTTTATGGCTTCCTGGAGAAGCTCACGGGCAAGGAACACATCGCCATCGTGGCCGGTGAGATCGATGCCCGAAAGCGGATCCCGGTGAGGATCCACAGCGAGTGCTGGACCGGGGATGTCATGGGCAGCCTTCGCTGCGACTGCCGGGCCCAGTTCGAGGGGGCCCTGCGCTACATCGCTGAGCACGGGGGCATCGTCCTCTACATGCGCCAGGAGGGCCGGGGCATCGGTCTGCTCAACAAGCTCAAGGCCTATGCCCTCCAGGAGAAGGGGCACGACACCGTGGAGGCCAATCACCTCCTGGGCTTTGAGGACGACCTCCGCTCCTATGGTGCAGCCGTGGAGATGCTCCGTTTCTTCGGCATCACCAAGGTGAAGCTGCTCACCAACAACCCCCGCAAGATCCAGTCTCTGGAAGATGCGGGGATCTACGTCCAGCGCGAGTCCCACCAATTGGGCTCCAACCCCCACAACCTCTTCTACCTCAAGACCAAGGCCGAGAAGTCCGGCCACATGCTGGACTTCCAGGAGGAGCCGGAGCTGTAG
- a CDS encoding DUF4402 domain-containing protein — protein MSHQRSAMSLTALAVLAAPLQASTPSRSFEGFIQLIQPLQFGNLLVEPEGGTLTLTEQGAIIPHGTNLRPMTRLSACHEARARVIGGAAGTRFTARIEPTTLAMGGPGGPPLRLTDFSLAPSGSAAVFGGDGSAEVRFGARVDAPAGAKPGTYQGQVWLVVETGKNLLRLAIPVKLVLRGTLHLRNTASLQFGSLLPGTSGGALEVLATGGVRSTPGGPVLMRGPAHPATFHLGDYPGVPFTINLPRSVICSGNGGSLEVRDFTCSIPARGTTPTGGLDFGVGASVRIGPEQKPGNYTGIFTVSVDYQ, from the coding sequence ATGAGCCATCAACGTTCCGCAATGTCCCTCACCGCCCTGGCGGTGCTTGCTGCACCTCTGCAGGCTTCGACGCCCAGCCGATCTTTTGAGGGATTCATCCAGCTGATCCAACCACTCCAGTTCGGCAACCTCCTGGTGGAGCCTGAAGGCGGCACCCTGACCCTCACCGAGCAGGGCGCCATCATCCCCCATGGGACAAACCTGCGCCCCATGACCCGGCTGAGCGCCTGCCATGAGGCCAGAGCCAGAGTGATCGGAGGGGCCGCAGGAACCCGGTTCACGGCCCGGATCGAGCCCACCACCCTCGCCATGGGAGGCCCTGGGGGCCCTCCCCTGAGACTCACAGACTTCAGCCTTGCGCCAAGCGGCTCTGCTGCCGTGTTTGGCGGAGACGGTTCTGCGGAAGTAAGATTCGGGGCCCGGGTCGATGCGCCCGCCGGCGCCAAGCCAGGCACCTACCAGGGCCAGGTCTGGCTTGTGGTGGAGACAGGCAAGAACCTCCTCCGCCTGGCGATCCCCGTCAAACTCGTGCTCCGTGGAACACTCCACCTCAGGAACACCGCTTCCCTCCAGTTCGGCAGCCTCCTCCCCGGCACCAGCGGAGGGGCCCTGGAAGTGCTCGCCACAGGGGGGGTGCGCAGCACTCCGGGCGGCCCTGTCCTCATGCGCGGCCCAGCCCATCCCGCGACCTTCCACTTGGGGGATTACCCCGGGGTCCCTTTCACCATCAACCTGCCCAGATCCGTGATCTGCTCAGGGAATGGGGGAAGCCTCGAAGTCCGGGATTTCACCTGCAGCATCCCCGCCCGGGGCACCACACCCACTGGCGGCCTGGACTTCGGAGTCGGTGCCAGCGTACGGATCGGTCCGGAGCAAAAGCCAGGCAACTACACGGGCATCTTCACCGTGAGCGTGGACTACCAGTAG